A genomic segment from Cyanobium sp. NIES-981 encodes:
- a CDS encoding SRPBCC family protein, whose product MTALNGSCSLDTIQQEMERLEQGARRLAVQLRLPLEPDWLWGVLTDYANLSRFIPNLASSRQLWRRGNRVCLEQVGTQQFCGMRFTATVELELEEDREAGELRFTMNRGDFRRFEGVWRIGHDTGVSSLLYELIVQGRPGMPIGLIEQRLRTDLANNLRGVQMEAMRRAGLV is encoded by the coding sequence ATGACCGCGCTCAACGGCAGTTGCAGTCTCGACACCATCCAGCAGGAGATGGAGCGGCTGGAGCAGGGAGCCCGGCGGCTGGCCGTGCAGCTGCGGCTGCCCCTCGAGCCCGACTGGCTCTGGGGCGTGCTCACCGACTACGCCAATCTCAGCCGCTTCATCCCCAACCTGGCCAGCTCCCGTCAGCTGTGGCGCCGCGGCAACCGGGTGTGCCTGGAGCAGGTGGGCACCCAGCAGTTCTGCGGCATGCGCTTCACCGCCACGGTGGAGCTGGAACTGGAGGAAGACCGGGAGGCCGGTGAACTGCGCTTCACGATGAACCGGGGCGATTTTCGCCGCTTCGAGGGGGTGTGGCGCATCGGGCACGACACCGGCGTGAGCAGCCTGCTCTACGAACTGATCGTGCAGGGCCGGCCGGGCATGCCGATCGGTCTGATCGAGCAGCGGCTGCGCACCGACCTGGCCAACAACCTCCGGGGAGTGCAGATGGAGGCGATGCGCCGGGCCGGGCTGGTCTGA
- a CDS encoding phycobilisome linker polypeptide yields the protein MRVSTGSASQSDSRMVTVVVEAFGIGRQRQAERRFTVPFAQLQSTMQTIARQGGRITSVEVAGSLPEAPAPAQSPAQAAPAPAPTAPSKPAAVSHAAVPVNLYKPKDPFVGTVTENYSLLAEGAIGRVNHITFDLAGGDPQLHYVEGQSIGIIPDGTDANGKPHKLRLYSIASTRHGDNMGGHTVSLCVRQLQYEKDGETINGVCSTFLCDIEPGAKVKITGPVGKEMLLPDDEEANVIMLATGTGIAPMRAYLRRMFEPAERETNGWTFRGKAWLIMGVPTTPNLLYDADFEHYQSQFPDNFRYTKAISREQKNAKGGRMYIQDRVLENAEEIFTMIEDPKTHVYMCGLRGMEPGIDEAMTAAAAAKGIDWSELRPQLKKADRWHVETY from the coding sequence ATGCGTGTTTCAACGGGCAGCGCTTCTCAGTCCGACAGCCGCATGGTCACTGTGGTGGTCGAAGCCTTCGGGATCGGCCGCCAACGTCAGGCTGAGCGTCGCTTCACCGTTCCCTTCGCCCAGCTCCAGAGCACGATGCAGACCATCGCCCGCCAGGGCGGTCGCATCACGTCCGTGGAGGTCGCCGGGTCTCTGCCGGAAGCTCCCGCCCCCGCGCAGTCCCCAGCCCAGGCCGCTCCGGCCCCAGCCCCCACCGCTCCATCGAAACCAGCCGCCGTGTCCCACGCCGCCGTTCCGGTCAACCTCTACAAGCCCAAGGATCCGTTCGTCGGAACCGTCACCGAGAACTACAGCCTGCTGGCCGAGGGGGCGATCGGCCGGGTGAATCACATCACCTTCGACCTGGCCGGTGGTGATCCCCAGCTCCACTACGTGGAGGGCCAGAGCATCGGCATCATTCCGGATGGCACCGACGCCAACGGCAAGCCCCACAAGCTCCGCCTCTATTCGATCGCCAGCACCCGTCACGGCGACAACATGGGCGGCCACACCGTGTCGCTGTGCGTGCGGCAGCTCCAGTACGAGAAGGACGGCGAGACCATCAACGGCGTGTGCTCCACCTTCCTGTGCGACATCGAACCCGGCGCCAAGGTGAAGATCACCGGCCCGGTGGGCAAGGAGATGCTCCTGCCCGACGATGAGGAGGCCAACGTGATCATGCTGGCCACCGGCACCGGCATCGCCCCGATGCGGGCCTACCTGCGCCGCATGTTCGAGCCCGCCGAGCGCGAGACGAACGGCTGGACCTTCCGCGGCAAGGCCTGGCTCATCATGGGCGTGCCCACCACCCCGAATCTGCTGTACGACGCCGACTTCGAGCACTACCAGAGCCAGTTCCCCGACAACTTCCGCTACACCAAGGCGATCAGCCGCGAGCAGAAGAACGCCAAGGGCGGCCGCATGTACATTCAGGACCGGGTGCTGGAGAACGCCGAGGAGATCTTCACGATGATCGAAGATCCCAAGACCCACGTGTACATGTGCGGTCTGCGGGGCATGGAACCCGGCATCGACGAGGCGATGACCGCCGCCGCCGCCGCCAAGGGCATCGACTGGAGCGAGCTGCGGCCCCAGCTCAAGAAGGCCGACCGCTGGCACGTCGAGACCTACTGA